The following are encoded together in the Mesotoga sp. Brook.08.105.5.1 genome:
- a CDS encoding 3-keto-5-aminohexanoate cleavage protein → MDKLIITAALTGAEVTKKQQPALPVSPEEISEAAYDCFLSGASIVHVHARDSSGKPTQDREIYREIMERIRSKCDLIFQPSTGGAVWHKVEERSQPLEINPEMATLSAGTCNFGDDVFFNSEKTMEYFALEMKEKGIKPEIEVFERGMIENALRLQKKGLLRSPIHFDFVLGVPGACPGNIEDLIHMVNNIPTDSTWTAAGIGRYELPLATVAILMGGHVRVGFEDNIYYRRGELAVSNAQLVERVVRIAKELGRDIAAPNEAREILGIRRKDK, encoded by the coding sequence ATGGATAAGTTGATAATCACTGCAGCTCTTACCGGTGCAGAAGTCACGAAAAAACAACAACCGGCGCTACCGGTTTCTCCTGAAGAAATCTCGGAGGCAGCATACGATTGTTTTCTCTCAGGAGCGAGCATTGTCCACGTTCACGCAAGAGACTCGTCTGGAAAGCCCACACAAGATCGTGAAATCTATAGAGAAATCATGGAAAGAATCAGAAGCAAGTGCGATCTGATATTCCAGCCATCCACCGGTGGAGCAGTATGGCATAAAGTGGAAGAGAGATCTCAACCTCTTGAGATCAATCCGGAGATGGCGACCCTCTCTGCCGGAACGTGCAACTTTGGAGATGATGTCTTCTTCAATTCAGAGAAAACAATGGAGTATTTCGCTCTGGAGATGAAAGAGAAAGGAATAAAGCCTGAGATAGAGGTATTTGAAAGAGGCATGATAGAAAATGCTCTACGTTTGCAAAAAAAAGGACTGTTAAGAAGCCCAATACACTTTGACTTTGTTCTTGGTGTTCCGGGTGCCTGCCCAGGGAATATCGAAGACCTGATTCACATGGTTAACAATATACCGACTGACAGTACCTGGACCGCAGCAGGAATTGGTAGGTATGAGCTCCCTTTGGCAACAGTTGCCATCCTGATGGGAGGACATGTTAGAGTGGGATTTGAAGACAATATCTACTATAGAAGGGGAGAGCTTGCGGTTTCTAACGCTCAGCTGGTGGAGAGAGTAGTGAGAATCGCAAAAGAGTTGGGCAGAGACATAGCAGCTCCTAACGAAGCAAGAGAAATACTTGGAATTAGGAGGAAAGATAAATGA
- a CDS encoding hotdog fold domain-containing protein yields MVRVRMSLHDAHYGGNLVDGARILQMFGDVATELLIKSDGDEGLFKAYDNVEFLAPVYAGDYIEATGEIVSRGNTSRKMTFQAFKVAQARPDINDSAAESLSEPVLVCRASGTCVVPKNKQRKNDG; encoded by the coding sequence ATGGTTAGAGTGAGAATGAGTCTTCATGATGCTCATTACGGGGGAAACCTTGTTGATGGAGCAAGAATCCTTCAGATGTTCGGAGACGTGGCTACTGAGCTCTTGATTAAAAGCGATGGCGATGAAGGGCTTTTCAAAGCCTATGATAACGTTGAGTTTCTCGCTCCCGTCTACGCAGGGGATTACATTGAAGCAACAGGGGAAATTGTCTCTAGAGGCAACACCTCTAGAAAGATGACATTTCAAGCCTTCAAAGTTGCTCAGGCAAGACCTGATATCAATGATTCCGCGGCTGAGAGCCTTTCTGAACCTGTCCTAGTATGCAGAGCTAGTGGTACATGCGTAGTACCCAAGAACAAGCAGAGGAAAAACGATGGATAA
- the ablA gene encoding lysine 2,3-aminomutase, with protein sequence MRDYREIPMWKEVTTAQWSDWRWQVANRVKSVEGLRQIIEITEEEALGIAECLRTLRMSITPYYATLMDPINQRCPIRRQAVPTDKELRIDRWDMIDPLHEDEDSPVSGLTHRYPDRVLFLITDQCSMYCRHCTRRRFAGQLDKPRTRKEIDDALEYIRQTPEVRDVLLSGGDALLVGDEYLEYILSELRKIRHVEIIRIGTRTPVVLPQRVTPELVEMLRKYHPIWINTHFNHPLEITPDSTRACEMLADAGIPLGNQSVLLRGVNDSPYIMMELVHQLVKIRVRPYYIYQCDLSQGIGHFRTSIRKGIGIMESLIGNTSGLCVPTFVVDAPGGGGKIRVMPQYNISESDRVVVLRNYEGVITTYHEPEDTSSDVDDSLYKEKYEFTGVSDLLYGNSMSFEPTTLQRRERIKKWKEKKVKK encoded by the coding sequence ATGCGAGATTACAGGGAAATTCCAATGTGGAAAGAGGTTACTACTGCTCAATGGAGTGACTGGCGCTGGCAGGTTGCCAACAGAGTGAAGTCGGTTGAAGGTCTGAGGCAGATCATTGAGATCACCGAAGAAGAGGCCCTCGGAATTGCCGAGTGCCTTAGAACACTTCGAATGTCAATTACACCGTACTATGCAACTCTCATGGACCCAATCAATCAAAGATGCCCGATAAGAAGGCAGGCAGTTCCCACGGACAAGGAACTGAGAATCGACAGATGGGATATGATTGACCCACTTCATGAAGATGAAGACTCTCCGGTTTCGGGACTCACTCACAGATATCCCGACAGGGTCCTCTTTCTAATTACAGACCAGTGCTCGATGTACTGTAGGCATTGTACACGACGAAGATTTGCCGGTCAACTCGATAAGCCAAGAACGAGAAAGGAAATTGACGATGCACTTGAATACATTAGGCAAACCCCAGAGGTAAGAGATGTGCTGCTCTCCGGAGGAGATGCATTGCTTGTAGGAGACGAATATCTCGAGTACATTCTTAGCGAGCTGAGAAAGATCCGCCACGTGGAGATAATCAGAATTGGCACCAGGACACCTGTCGTTCTTCCCCAACGAGTGACTCCCGAACTTGTAGAAATGCTGAGAAAATACCACCCGATTTGGATTAACACTCATTTCAACCATCCACTGGAGATCACTCCCGATTCTACGAGAGCATGCGAAATGCTCGCTGATGCAGGAATACCGTTGGGAAATCAATCCGTTCTCCTTCGAGGAGTGAATGATTCCCCCTACATAATGATGGAGCTCGTACACCAGCTTGTCAAAATACGAGTTAGACCCTATTACATATATCAGTGTGACCTCTCACAAGGCATCGGCCATTTCAGAACTTCCATAAGGAAAGGAATAGGAATCATGGAGTCTTTGATTGGAAATACTTCGGGACTATGCGTTCCAACGTTCGTGGTCGATGCCCCTGGCGGAGGCGGTAAGATTAGAGTGATGCCCCAGTACAACATCTCCGAGTCAGATAGAGTAGTCGTTCTAAGAAATTATGAAGGAGTAATCACCACGTATCATGAGCCGGAGGATACTTCCAGCGACGTTGATGACAGTCTCTATAAAGAGAAATACGAGTTTACGGGTGTCTCCGACCTTCTTTATGGAAATTCCATGAGTTTCGAACCCACGACCCTTCAGAGAAGAGAAAGAATTAAGAAGTGGAAAGAAAAGAAGGTGAAGAAATGA
- a CDS encoding zinc-binding dehydrogenase has translation MKGCPFGSHRVIEPLGFLPQAARKIDNSEDLYDNEISVDVETLNVDSASFTQMREACKDDELGIAAMIIDIVNNRGKLQNPVTGSGGMLIGRVSRIGEALKDRKLEVGDRIASLVSLSLTPLKIERILKVHLEKDQVDVEGKAILFESGIYAKLPSDIPAKMALAVLDVAGAPAQVDKLVQRGMSVAILGGGGKSGVLCCYQAMKKCGDSGKVIVVEYSEENAKRIRELNLAHEVVIADATKPLEVYNKIHELTAGKLCDVVVNNVNVPNTEMSSILVTKNEGIVYFFSMATSFTRAALGAEGVGKDITMIIGNGYTKGHDELALDILRESDSIRRLFQKLYI, from the coding sequence ATGAAGGGATGCCCATTTGGGAGCCATAGAGTTATTGAGCCGCTCGGATTTCTCCCTCAAGCAGCGAGAAAAATTGACAACTCAGAGGATCTTTATGACAATGAAATCTCCGTTGATGTGGAAACCCTTAACGTTGACTCCGCTAGTTTCACCCAGATGAGAGAAGCTTGCAAAGACGATGAATTGGGAATCGCTGCCATGATAATCGATATAGTCAACAATAGGGGGAAGCTTCAGAATCCAGTTACAGGCTCAGGAGGAATGCTAATTGGTCGAGTCTCGCGGATAGGAGAAGCCCTTAAAGACCGTAAATTAGAAGTTGGCGACAGAATTGCCTCACTTGTTTCGCTATCCTTGACGCCGCTGAAAATCGAGAGGATTCTGAAGGTGCATCTCGAAAAAGATCAGGTGGATGTCGAAGGGAAGGCTATACTGTTTGAGAGTGGGATATACGCAAAACTGCCATCAGATATTCCCGCTAAGATGGCCCTTGCAGTTCTGGACGTTGCGGGAGCTCCGGCGCAAGTCGACAAGCTTGTGCAGCGTGGTATGAGTGTAGCAATACTTGGGGGTGGCGGAAAATCCGGAGTGTTATGTTGCTACCAAGCGATGAAGAAATGCGGTGACTCAGGAAAAGTGATTGTAGTAGAATATTCTGAAGAAAATGCGAAGAGGATCCGAGAGCTTAACCTTGCCCATGAGGTAGTTATTGCAGATGCAACAAAGCCTCTTGAAGTTTACAATAAGATTCACGAACTGACAGCAGGTAAGCTCTGTGATGTGGTAGTAAACAATGTGAATGTTCCCAACACTGAGATGAGCTCGATACTCGTTACCAAAAACGAAGGCATAGTTTATTTCTTCAGCATGGCCACCTCCTTTACCAGAGCGGCCCTAGGAGCAGAAGGTGTCGGGAAGGATATTACCATGATCATCGGGAACGGGTACACCAAAGGCCACGATGAGCTTGCGTTGGACATTTTGAGAGAATCAGACAGTATTAGAAGGCTTTTTCAGAAGCTATACATTTGA